A portion of the Lolium rigidum isolate FL_2022 chromosome 1, APGP_CSIRO_Lrig_0.1, whole genome shotgun sequence genome contains these proteins:
- the LOC124684403 gene encoding peptidyl-prolyl cis-trans isomerase FKBP13, chloroplastic-like, translating to MAPSTSTTPSPLSRILLSLPKPNTAQPSRCAKAPTTDSAAAAGAKKKNLVLSRREAAATALSTVLSRVLPAVAAETDVASAATGECALETTPSGLAYCDRVVGAGAEAVKGQLIKAHYRGMLEDGTVFDSSYGRGRPLTIMVGVGEVIKGWDLCIAGGEGIPPMRVGGKRSLKLPPELAYGEKGAGCRGWEPTSCVIPPNSTLLFDVEYVGRASS from the exons ATGgctccctccacctccaccaccccgTCGCCGCTCTCCCGCATCCTTCTCAGCCTCCCGAAGCCCAACACCGCCCAACCCTCCCGCTGCGCCAAAGCGCCGACCACGGACTCCGCCGCGGCCGCGGGCGCCAAGAAGAAAAACCTCGTCTTGAGCCGGCGCGAGGCCGCGGCCACGGCGCTCTCCACCGTCCTCTCCCGCGTCCTCCCCGCCGTAGCCGCTGAGACCGACGTCGCGTCGGCCGCCACAGGCGAGTGCGCTCTCGAGACGACCCCCTCCGGCCTCGCCTACTGCGACCGCGTtgtcggcgccggcgccgaggCCGTCAAAGGGCAGCTCATCAAG GCGCACTACCGGGGGATGCTAGAGGACGGCACGGTGTTCGACAGCAGCTACGGCCGCGGGAGGCCGCTCACCATCATGGTCGGCGTCGGGGAGGTGATCAAGGGATGGGACCTCTGCATCGCCGGCGGCGAAGGGATCCCGCCCATGCGAGTCG GTGGGAAGCGGAGCCTGAAGCTGCCGCCGGAGCTGGCGTACGGGGAGAAGGGGGCCGGCTGCAGGGGGTGGGAGCCCACGTCCTGCGTCATCCCGCCCAACTCAACGCTCCTCTTCGACGTCGAGTACGTCGGCAGGGCATCCTCATGA